One genomic region from Dehalobacter restrictus DSM 9455 encodes:
- a CDS encoding DUF3102 domain-containing protein: protein MIKYWTESIYLAAAVEIRRRLTEAKALLMFGEWGQWLEESVSYSQRTADRLMKVFREYGSKLPEASACSSNCALVRNLTYSQAVILLGVPEEGRKMRYR, encoded by the coding sequence ATGATCAAATACTGGACGGAGAGTATCTACCTTGCCGCCGCTGTCGAGATTAGAAGGCGGCTGACGGAAGCCAAGGCCCTGCTTATGTTTGGAGAATGGGGCCAGTGGCTGGAGGAGTCGGTCAGTTACTCTCAGCGTACGGCCGACAGACTGATGAAGGTCTTCAGAGAGTACGGGAGCAAACTGCCCGAGGCTTCCGCCTGCAGCTCAAATTGCGCCCTGGTGCGTAATTTGACATACTCCCAGGCGGTGATCCTCTTAGGAGTCCCGGAAGAAGGGCGAAAAATGCGTTACAGATAG